One stretch of Zingiber officinale cultivar Zhangliang chromosome 6B, Zo_v1.1, whole genome shotgun sequence DNA includes these proteins:
- the LOC121991756 gene encoding GTPase LSG1-1-like produces MGGNKGPSDGLGRALIKKHKRMVRESKEKGLALHLQQRRVLESVIDVSDIDAILEKAAEADHIYSFDNPSANLLINLDPSSDMDGMTEEEKRKLRKEEEALHARSLRVPRRPPWSAHMSIEELDANEKQAFLEWRRNLARLEENGKLVLTPFEKNLDIWRQLWRVLERSDLLVMVVDARDPLFYRCPDLEEYARELDEHKKTLLLVNKADLLPISIRYRWAEYFHCHGILFVFWSAKAASAALDGKLFVGQLREEKVLKEPIQAELDTKIYGREELLARLQSEAEAIRAYRSKNHETPEGRYSETSSMNPISKQVIVGFVGYPNVGKSSTINALVGQKRTGVTSTPGKTKHFQTLIISDELMLCDCPGLVFPSFSSSRYEMIALGVLPIDRMTEHREAVQVVANRVPRTVIESTYNITLPKPKAYEQKSRPPLSPELLRAYCTSRGYFTSSGLPDETRAARIILKDFVDGKLPHYEMPPGEKEDIFTNRIGDMVDPNSSLDNDEPNACDFEAKCMTVEDGFKQHSLSHLLEDLDSFELNSTSTSKSTAFVKKKDSA; encoded by the exons ATGGGAGGGAATAAGGGGCCATCGGATGGATTGGGGCGTGCTCTTATCAAGAAACACAAACGGATGGTGCGGGAGTCCAAGGAGAAGGGCCTCGCCCTCCACCTCCAGCAGCGGCGTGTTCTTGAGTCCGTCATCGACGTCAGTGACATAGACGCCATCCTCGAGAAGGCCGCGGAGGCAGATCACATCTACTCCTTCGATAATCCCTCCGCCAATCTCCTCATCAATCT GGACCCTAGTTCTGACATGGATGGCATGACGGAGGAGGAGAAGCGGAAGCTGCGGAAAGAGGAGGAAGCCTTGCACGCTAGGAGTCTTCGGGTTCCTCGCAG GCCACCATGGAGTGCTCATATGTCAATTGAGGAGCTTGATGCTAATGAAAAACAGGCTTTTCTGGAGTGGCGGAGAAATCTTGCCAG gcTAGAAGAGAATGGGAAACTTGTACTTACTCCTTTTGAGAAAAACCTGGACATCTGGAGACAACTATGGAGAGTTCTTGAAAGAAGTGATCTG CTAGTCATGGTGGTTGATGCTCGGGATCCACTATTTTATCGGTGTCCAGACCTTGAG GAATATGCACGGGAGCTGGATGAGCACAAGAAAACACTGTTGCTTGTCAATAAAGCAGATCTTCTACCAATCAGTATAAG ATATCGGTGGGCAGAATACTTTCATTGCCATGGGATTCTCTTTGTATTTTGGTCTGCtaaagctgcttctgctgctttagaCGGCAAACTATTTGTGGGCCAATTAAGAGAAGAGAAAGTGCTGAAAGAACCCATCCAGGCAGAGTTGGATACAAAAATATATGGCAGGGAAGAGCTTTTGGCTCGTTTGCAGTCTGAAGCAGAGGCTATAAGAGCATATAGGTCCAAAAACCATGAAACTCCTGAAGGCAGATATTCGGAAACTAGTTCTATGAATCCCATATCTAAGCAAGTTATTGTGGGCTTTGTTGGCTATCCAAATGTTGGAAAAAGCTCTACGATAAATGCTTTGGTTGGACAAAAGCGCACCGGGGTTACCTCTACCCCTGGTAAAACGAAGCATTTCCAGACATTAATCATCTCAGATGAGCTTATGCTCTGTGACTGCCCTGGTCTGGTGTTTCCTTCTTTTTCCAGTTCTAGGTATGAAATGATAGCATTAGGAGTTCTTCCCATTGATCGGATGACTGAACACCGAGAAGCAGTGCAAGTTGTGGCTAACAGAGTTCCTAGAACTGTCATTGAAAGCACATACAACATCACCTTGCCAAAGCCAAAGGCATATGAGCAAAAATCAAGGCCACCCTTGTCTCCTGAGTTGCTCAGAGCATATTGCACATCTCGTGGCTATTTTACCTCAAGTGGGTTGCCAGATGAGACTAGAGCTGCACGAATAATCTTGAAAGATTTTGTGGATGGGAAACTTCCCCATTATGAAATGCCACCTGGAGAAAAAGAAGATATATTTACGAATAGAATAGGTGACATGGTCGATCCAAATTCTTCCTTGGACAATGATGAACCAAATGCTTGTGATTTTGAAGCCAAGTGCATGACTGTTGAAGATGGTTTCAAACAACATTCTCTAAGTCATCTTCTCGAAGACCTTGATTCATTTGAGTTAAACAGTACATCAACATCTAAAAGCACAGCCTTTGTGAAAAAGAAAGATTCGGCCTAA